Proteins encoded by one window of Mercenaria mercenaria strain notata chromosome 4, MADL_Memer_1, whole genome shotgun sequence:
- the LOC123551028 gene encoding uncharacterized protein LOC123551028 isoform X1, which translates to MKGNIPHKDKPYILQKLGDVVTGRCIALLGIECDCLGLRLQLKIHNIGSVKTSVSEYILRSLALNFDFVKRSCLTSISTSNSSYEEAVQTLRKYISKLDDISNQCEGVDKSACCLLAPQFCISLGTALASRSIHLYNAVSEEALTWISLGLNSDVSSGKLKLASVYNCTGNTWKTEITLRNIERSYDLNTVEPICCCHSYIKLTPRKGFCAISNDHNEEAIQHITAFCVSFLPYEIKCVPHEMQYEMFRSPKDDLTFRPLQDYWIKWAVVDSLPYLYFLQYKTYRCLGRQDEKKRALSNLLRTTDQEPNLGHRETALNLLGQCMEQENRATDALRCYLISLNLRKRYNVAI; encoded by the coding sequence ATGAAAGGAAATATACCACACAAAGATAAACCTTACATTCTGCAAAAACTAGGTGATGTTGTAACTGGTAGGTGTATAGCATTACTGGGGATTGAGTGTGACTGTCTTGGTTTAAGGCTTCAgcttaaaatacataatatagGCTCTGTCAAAACGAGTGTTTCAGAATACATATTAAGGTCACTTGCACTCAATTTTGATTTTGTCAAAAGGTCTTGTCTAACTTCTATCAGCACCAGCAACAGTAGTTATGAAGAAGCTGTACAAACACTGCGGAAGTATATTTCCAAATTAGATGATATCTCTAATCAGTGTGAAGGAGTGGACAAATCAGCATGCTGTCTTCTTGCACCACAGTTTTGTATATCCCTGGGAACTGCCCTAGCATCCCGCAGCATTCATTTGTACAATGCAGTATCAGAGGAAGCTCTTACCTGGATCTCCCTCGGCTTGAACTCAGATGTTTCATCTGGTAAACTGAAGCTAGCATCAGTCTATAACTGTACAGGGAATACTTGGAAAACGGAAATTACCcttagaaatattgaaagaagcTATGACTTAAACACTGTTGAGCCTATTTGTTGTTGCCATTCTTACATCAAACTAACTCCAAGAAAAGGATTTTGTGCAATATCTAATGATCATAATGAAGAAGCTATTCAGCATATTACTGCATTCTGTGTTAGCTTTCTgccatatgaaataaaatgtgttccACATGAAATGcagtatgaaatgtttagatCTCCGAAAGACGAtctaactttcagacccctacagGACTACTGGATAAAATGGGCTGTGGTTGATTCTCTGCCTTACCTCTACTTTCTACAATACAAGACCTACAGATGTCTTGGGAGACAAGATGAAAAGAAAAGAGCACTGTCTAACCTTCTCAGGACAACTGACCAAGAACCAAATCTTGGACACAGAGAAACAGCCTTAAATTTACTAGGACAATGCATGGAACAAGAGAACCGGGCTACAGATGCTTTGCGCTGCTATTTAATATCCTTAAATCTAAGGAAGAGATACAATGTTGCTATTTAA
- the LOC123551028 gene encoding uncharacterized protein LOC123551028 isoform X2: MFQAPDYIESVSVILSEVLSDIGVDERIVLKRRRAALLAESMGTITSQLQDFNCTGYFFGSQSEGTTTLALNSDSDQLVCLNDCNVIQDRSDWKPNVENYLMIQDDTVSPGYCLLQHLKNDIPLPYHTVHDKYFSERKGKILIKNKVMSERAAAIYGRGIRHGPAQTLQENLG, encoded by the coding sequence atgtttcaagCACCAGATTACATAGAGTCAGTGTCAGTAATACTGTCAGAAGTTCTTTCTGATATAGGAGTAGATGAGAGGATTGTACTTAAGAGAAGAAGAGCAGCTTTACTGGCAGAATCTATGGGCACAATAACATCACAACTACAGGATTTCAACTGTACAGGATACTTCTTCGGCAGCCAGTCAGAGGGCACAACAACACTGGCTCTTAATTCAGACAGTGACCAACTAGTGTGTCTCAATGACTGTAATGTGATACAAGATAGAAGTGACTGGAAACCTAATGTAGAAAATTATCTGATGATCCAGGATGATACTGTATCACCTGGCTATTGTCTTCTGCAACATCTGAAAAACGATATTCCACTTCCATATCATACTGTACATgataaatatttcagtgaaagaaaaggaaaaatattGATCAAGAATAAAGTCATGTCTGAAAGAGCAGCTGCTATCTATGGGAGAGGAATCAGACACGGTCCAGCACAAACATTACAAGAAAACCTGGGATGA